A single region of the candidate division KSB1 bacterium genome encodes:
- a CDS encoding LptE family protein: MKSVSALLAVALLVAGCSYSFRGQSAGAIKSISIPTFENLSTEFGIADLVTQTLTRGFQRDGTLRVTSESQADAILRGRIVRVEDQPYTARANQVVEEYRFAMSCEIELIDNATQNPLWTQVYPAWAIYPYTGSLENRNAAIEEAVGKLQLDILNKIVGSW, translated from the coding sequence ATGAAATCGGTTAGCGCGTTGCTCGCGGTGGCCCTGCTTGTCGCGGGCTGCAGCTACTCGTTTCGGGGCCAGAGTGCTGGTGCGATCAAGTCCATTTCGATTCCGACCTTTGAGAATCTTTCGACGGAATTCGGCATCGCGGACTTGGTCACGCAGACGCTGACGCGTGGTTTTCAGCGCGACGGCACGTTGCGCGTGACGTCGGAGTCCCAGGCGGACGCCATTTTGCGCGGCCGGATCGTGCGCGTCGAGGATCAACCCTATACGGCCCGGGCGAATCAAGTGGTTGAAGAATATCGGTTCGCGATGAGCTGCGAGATTGAGCTGATCGACAATGCGACGCAGAATCCGCTGTGGACGCAGGTTTACCCCGCCTGGGCCATCTATCCGTACACGGGATCGCTGGAGAATCGCAATGCCGCGATTGAAGAAGCGGTCGGTAAGCTGCAACTGGATATACTGAATAAGATCGTCGGTAGCTGGTAA
- a CDS encoding fibronectin type III domain-containing protein yields the protein MPRLLRLFAWWMAVTASIALAQDILVTAQGPAPRDVAIADVPNDDGTSMVVTWQPSPLPGFQIFGYEVRLSENDRDGFVVVGAAPALARDLTVSSGENFRISHRGQYFAQVVALDSTLVAVPDSFRADSVVYRTAKRLRRSESPVSAMFRPQVSWFNTNRVNILLMILVFFALVLYWVKRAKRGETLKFRRLAGIDAIDEAIGRATELGKPVLYVPGTQNIENIQTIASIQLLTSVASKCANYDTPIIVPLNRAFMVGVAEEAVKQGYLNAARPDSYNRDNIRYLSDEQFAFTSGVAGIMMREKTAAHLYLGAFFAESLILSETGFASGSIQIAGTANVHQLPFFVVACDYTLIGEEYFAASALVTQNADMLGTVKATDWFKLGLIVLLVAAMILELFGVHVIASWFSVS from the coding sequence ATGCCCAGACTGTTGCGCCTCTTTGCATGGTGGATGGCCGTTACGGCGTCCATCGCGCTGGCCCAGGACATCCTCGTAACAGCGCAGGGTCCGGCGCCTCGTGACGTTGCAATTGCCGACGTGCCCAATGATGACGGCACGTCGATGGTTGTCACGTGGCAGCCGAGCCCCTTGCCGGGATTCCAGATCTTCGGGTACGAAGTGCGATTGTCGGAGAATGACCGGGACGGATTCGTGGTCGTCGGAGCGGCGCCCGCGCTGGCGCGCGATCTGACGGTGAGTTCCGGGGAGAATTTCCGGATCAGCCACCGCGGGCAATATTTCGCGCAAGTCGTCGCGCTCGATTCAACCTTGGTCGCGGTGCCGGACTCGTTTCGCGCGGATTCGGTGGTGTATCGCACGGCCAAGCGGTTGCGCCGGAGCGAGTCGCCGGTGAGCGCGATGTTTCGCCCACAAGTCTCGTGGTTCAATACGAACCGGGTGAACATCTTGTTGATGATCCTGGTCTTTTTTGCGCTGGTGCTCTACTGGGTTAAGCGGGCGAAGCGCGGCGAAACGCTGAAGTTTCGCCGTTTGGCGGGAATCGACGCGATCGACGAAGCGATCGGACGGGCGACGGAATTAGGGAAACCCGTGCTTTATGTACCGGGCACTCAGAACATCGAGAATATTCAGACGATCGCGTCGATTCAGTTATTGACATCGGTAGCATCGAAGTGCGCAAACTACGACACCCCGATCATCGTACCGCTGAACCGCGCGTTTATGGTGGGAGTCGCCGAAGAGGCGGTGAAGCAGGGCTATCTCAACGCGGCACGACCGGACAGCTACAACCGGGACAATATTCGCTATCTCTCGGATGAGCAGTTCGCGTTTACGAGCGGAGTCGCGGGGATCATGATGCGCGAAAAGACCGCGGCTCACCTGTATCTCGGAGCCTTCTTCGCGGAGTCCTTGATCCTCTCGGAGACCGGATTCGCCAGCGGGTCGATCCAGATCGCAGGGACGGCGAACGTGCATCAGCTGCCGTTTTTCGTAGTCGCCTGTGACTACACATTGATCGGCGAGGAGTATTTTGCGGCGAGCGCGCTCGTGACACAAAACGCGGACATGCTGGGGACGGTCAAGGCCACGGACTGGTTCAAGCTCGGGTTGATCGTGCTGCTGGTGGCCGCCATGATTCTCGAACTGTTTGGCGTTCACGTTATCGCCAGCTGGTTCTCCGTAAGCTAA
- a CDS encoding sigma-54-dependent Fis family transcriptional regulator, which yields MSAASAAMRSLLGESVAMKSLRSLILQVAPTDISVLIIGESGTGKELVARAIHEKSQRSAKPVLIVNCGAIPEGIFESEIFGHERGSFTSADRQRLGYFEQVDGGTLVLDEIGEMPLPVQVKLLRVLETGEFMRVGSSRTQRVNVRMIAATNVDLAAAVSRNEFRQDLYYRLKAVTISVPPLRDHAPDIPLLVEEFARRFCERNHLPIPRIGDEAKRLLMGQYWSGNIRELRNTVESALTLSRERGELTVEDFRSHLPQSGSPHLLPVPLHRQPEALERELVLRALLDLRREVGEVKHLLLAAIARVEATADPAGASSKLEDLERDQIMKTLEQNGGNRRRTARDLGIGERTLYRKLKDYEIG from the coding sequence ATGAGTGCGGCCTCTGCAGCCATGCGCTCGCTATTAGGCGAGAGCGTCGCGATGAAGAGCTTGCGATCGCTGATCCTGCAGGTCGCGCCGACGGATATCTCTGTCTTGATTATCGGCGAAAGCGGAACCGGCAAGGAGCTGGTGGCCCGCGCGATCCATGAGAAATCTCAGCGGTCAGCGAAACCCGTCCTGATCGTCAATTGCGGCGCCATTCCCGAGGGGATTTTCGAAAGCGAGATCTTCGGCCATGAGCGCGGCAGCTTCACCAGCGCAGACCGGCAGCGCTTAGGCTATTTTGAACAAGTTGACGGCGGGACGCTGGTGTTGGACGAGATTGGGGAAATGCCGTTACCGGTTCAGGTGAAGCTTCTGCGGGTGCTCGAAACCGGGGAATTCATGCGGGTGGGGTCGAGTCGCACGCAGCGGGTGAATGTGCGGATGATTGCGGCGACAAATGTCGATCTGGCGGCGGCGGTTTCGCGCAATGAGTTCCGGCAGGACCTGTATTACCGACTCAAAGCGGTCACGATTTCGGTACCGCCCTTGCGCGACCACGCGCCGGACATTCCGCTGTTGGTTGAGGAATTCGCGCGGAGATTCTGCGAGCGGAATCATCTGCCGATCCCGCGAATTGGCGACGAGGCCAAGCGGTTGTTGATGGGACAGTACTGGTCGGGCAACATCCGCGAGCTGCGCAACACCGTCGAATCCGCGCTGACGCTGTCGCGGGAGCGCGGCGAGTTGACTGTCGAAGATTTCCGATCGCACTTGCCGCAGAGCGGTTCCCCGCACCTGTTGCCGGTTCCGCTGCATCGTCAGCCGGAAGCTTTGGAACGCGAATTGGTGTTACGGGCACTGCTTGATTTGCGGCGCGAAGTCGGCGAGGTCAAGCACTTGTTGTTGGCCGCCATCGCGCGGGTCGAGGCGACGGCGGACCCCGCGGGGGCGAGTTCCAAGTTAGAGGATTTGGAGCGCGACCAGATCATGAAGACGCTTGAGCAGAACGGCGGCAATCGCCGGCGAACGGCGCGGGACCTGGGAATCGGCGAACGCACGCTTTACCGGAAGCTCAAGGACTATGAAATCGGTTAG
- a CDS encoding PspC domain-containing protein: MQGSTTQGGSRVRRLVRVREGRKIAGVCTGFGAYFNVDPTIIRLVWLALLLIAGTGLLLYIICWIAMPLEAENPLNVHGAGPPPPSSTTPSST, translated from the coding sequence ATGCAGGGTTCCACTACTCAGGGCGGATCGCGGGTCCGCCGGCTCGTGCGCGTTCGTGAGGGTCGAAAAATCGCCGGCGTCTGTACGGGCTTCGGCGCTTATTTCAATGTCGATCCGACCATCATCCGACTGGTCTGGCTGGCCCTGCTCCTGATTGCAGGTACGGGCCTGCTTCTGTATATTATCTGCTGGATCGCCATGCCGCTCGAGGCGGAAAACCCGCTTAACGTGCACGGCGCCGGACCGCCTCCCCCATCTTCGACGACCCCAAGCTCTACCTGA
- a CDS encoding threonylcarbamoyl-AMP synthase, with amino-acid sequence MILRDLSGANFVAVVADTVEAIRRGDLVLFPTDTVYGIGGLAFSQTVFEKLQRVKPERGAKPTAVLIDSIIRMSQCAGDVPSPRIVALAERFWPGPLTLVWKTSGAIPEEFQTPDRSLGYRVPKSDFLLQVLSAIEAPLWATSANLPGHKPPGFFGEVSPAVTGACDFVVKTGELLQGRASTVVDVRGKEPVVVRELSVKESEIMSVWKHA; translated from the coding sequence ATGATCCTGCGTGACCTATCCGGTGCGAATTTCGTCGCGGTGGTCGCCGACACCGTGGAAGCGATTCGCCGCGGCGACCTGGTGCTCTTTCCGACGGATACGGTGTACGGGATCGGCGGTTTGGCGTTCAGCCAGACCGTTTTCGAGAAACTGCAGCGCGTCAAGCCGGAACGCGGCGCGAAACCGACCGCGGTTTTGATCGACAGCATCATCCGCATGAGCCAGTGCGCGGGGGACGTGCCGTCGCCGCGAATTGTCGCGCTCGCCGAGCGCTTCTGGCCGGGTCCGCTCACGCTGGTCTGGAAGACGTCGGGCGCGATCCCCGAGGAGTTTCAGACCCCGGATCGCTCGTTGGGTTATCGTGTGCCGAAATCTGATTTTCTGCTACAGGTGTTGAGCGCAATTGAGGCTCCGTTGTGGGCAACCAGTGCAAACTTGCCGGGGCATAAGCCTCCCGGTTTCTTCGGGGAAGTCAGCCCGGCCGTGACGGGAGCCTGTGACTTTGTGGTGAAAACCGGAGAATTACTGCAAGGTCGGGCGTCCACGGTGGTGGACGTTCGAGGCAAGGAGCCGGTCGTCGTTCGCGAACTATCGGTGAAGGAGTCGGAGATTATGTCGGTGTGGAAGCATGCCTGA
- the lepA gene encoding elongation factor 4 gives MQDRTRNFCIVAHIDHGKSTLADRLLELTHTLDPRQMRKQVLDSMDLEQERGITIKMHPITMNLVHSDGREYTLNLIDTPGHVDFTYEVSRSLKACEGALLVVDASQGLEAQTLSNLYLALDAGLEIIPVLNKIDLPIARVDEVSHSIVDLLGCDEDDILRVSAKTGAGCEAVLAAVVARVPPPKGNPGAPLRALIFDSMYESYRGAIAHVRVVDGAVRPGMKLRFAATLKEYEVSEVGILRLAQIRQDELQAGSVGYVVSGCRDVRDLKVGDTVLDVANPYAEPLPGYREVKPMVFAGIYPADTNDYELLRDSMGKLRLNDSALIYEPETSIALGFGFRVGFLGLLHLEIIQERLEREYNLNLVCTVPSVEYRAIMTDGETKLVDNPVMLPAATATDHLEEPYIQASIITPEEYIGAIMQLAIEHRGIHQDTVYLDATRANLHYQFPLAEIIFDFYDKLKSISRGYASFDYELLDYRRSELTKLDILVNGEVVDALSVIVHTEKAYSWGRRVCDRLANLIPRQMFDVAIQASLGSRIIARSTVKALRKNVLAKCYGGDITRKKKLLEKQKAGKKRMKSIGNVEIPQEAFLAILKAE, from the coding sequence ATGCAGGATCGTACCCGAAATTTTTGTATTGTCGCCCACATTGACCACGGCAAGTCAACGCTCGCCGATCGCCTGCTTGAGCTGACCCACACGCTGGACCCGCGCCAAATGCGCAAGCAGGTGCTGGACTCCATGGACCTGGAACAGGAGCGGGGCATCACCATCAAGATGCACCCGATCACCATGAACCTCGTCCACAGCGACGGCCGTGAATACACGCTGAATCTGATCGACACCCCCGGGCATGTCGATTTTACTTATGAAGTCTCCCGCAGCTTGAAGGCGTGCGAAGGAGCCTTGCTGGTCGTGGATGCGAGTCAGGGGCTGGAGGCGCAGACGCTCTCCAACCTCTATCTTGCGCTCGATGCCGGACTGGAGATCATCCCGGTTCTGAATAAGATCGACCTGCCGATCGCCCGGGTCGATGAAGTATCGCATTCCATCGTCGATCTGCTCGGCTGCGACGAAGACGATATCCTGAGAGTCAGCGCCAAGACCGGCGCCGGCTGCGAAGCGGTCCTCGCGGCGGTGGTCGCACGTGTGCCCCCGCCCAAGGGAAACCCGGGCGCGCCGCTGCGCGCGCTGATCTTCGACTCCATGTACGAAAGCTATCGCGGCGCCATTGCCCATGTCCGCGTGGTTGACGGCGCCGTGCGACCCGGAATGAAGCTGCGGTTCGCGGCTACACTGAAGGAGTACGAGGTCAGCGAGGTCGGCATTCTTCGCCTGGCGCAGATTAGACAGGACGAGTTGCAGGCGGGAAGCGTCGGCTACGTCGTTTCCGGCTGCCGTGACGTGCGCGATCTCAAGGTCGGCGATACGGTGCTGGATGTCGCCAATCCGTATGCGGAACCGCTGCCCGGTTATCGCGAAGTCAAACCCATGGTATTCGCCGGGATCTATCCCGCGGACACAAACGATTATGAGCTGTTGCGCGACTCGATGGGCAAATTGCGCCTGAATGACTCCGCGCTGATTTATGAACCGGAAACGTCCATCGCACTGGGCTTCGGTTTCCGCGTGGGCTTCCTGGGCCTGCTGCATCTTGAGATCATTCAGGAGCGACTCGAGCGCGAGTACAACCTGAATCTCGTCTGCACCGTGCCGTCCGTCGAGTACCGGGCGATCATGACTGACGGCGAAACCAAGCTCGTGGACAATCCCGTGATGCTGCCGGCGGCCACCGCCACCGATCACCTCGAGGAACCGTATATTCAGGCGTCGATCATCACGCCCGAGGAGTATATCGGCGCGATCATGCAACTCGCGATCGAACACCGCGGGATTCATCAAGATACCGTGTACCTTGATGCTACGCGCGCCAACCTGCACTACCAATTTCCCCTCGCGGAGATCATCTTCGACTTTTACGATAAGCTCAAGAGCATCAGCCGCGGTTACGCGTCCTTCGACTATGAACTGCTCGACTATCGACGCAGCGAGTTGACCAAACTGGACATCCTGGTCAACGGCGAAGTTGTCGATGCCCTGTCGGTGATCGTGCACACCGAGAAAGCCTATAGCTGGGGTCGGCGGGTGTGCGACCGGTTGGCCAACTTGATCCCGCGACAGATGTTCGATGTCGCGATCCAGGCGAGTCTCGGCTCGCGAATCATCGCGCGTTCCACGGTCAAGGCGCTGCGCAAGAACGTGCTGGCGAAATGCTACGGCGGCGATATCACGCGCAAGAAGAAGCTACTGGAGAAACAGAAGGCGGGGAAGAAGCGTATGAAATCCATCGGTAACGTCGAGATTCCGCAGGAGGCGTTTCTCGCAATCCTGAAAGCGGAGTGA
- the lepB gene encoding signal peptidase I — translation MPAENTLKTAAGHSGDRPRSTVREWTDFIVTLIVMVFFIRVTTVEAFRIPTGSMEDTLLVGDFLLVNKFVYGVRTPDWLGVPFTKFGFSIPSYKFDGPRSVQSGDIVVFRYPRNPELNYIKRCVAGPGQTVEIRLRQVFVDGQLFENPAFSKHTREMAPLGIAERGMFGQPPGIPWNRDNYGPITVPAGHYFMMGDNRDNSEDSRFWGFVPQDNIVGQALVIYFSYNKYVDLSHWYDIIRWGRIGTMIH, via the coding sequence ATGCCCGCTGAAAACACGCTGAAGACGGCAGCCGGCCACAGCGGCGATCGCCCGCGCAGCACCGTTCGCGAGTGGACGGACTTCATCGTGACGCTCATCGTCATGGTGTTCTTTATCCGCGTCACTACCGTCGAAGCATTCCGAATTCCCACGGGTTCGATGGAAGACACGCTGCTGGTCGGGGATTTCCTGCTGGTGAACAAATTCGTGTACGGAGTGCGCACCCCCGACTGGCTGGGCGTTCCGTTCACCAAGTTCGGCTTCAGCATTCCGAGTTACAAGTTCGACGGTCCGCGCAGCGTGCAGTCCGGTGACATCGTCGTCTTCCGCTATCCGCGAAATCCTGAATTGAATTACATCAAGCGTTGTGTTGCCGGACCGGGGCAGACGGTCGAGATTCGACTGCGACAAGTGTTTGTCGATGGTCAGCTCTTCGAAAACCCGGCGTTCTCCAAGCATACGCGCGAAATGGCCCCGCTGGGTATCGCCGAACGCGGGATGTTCGGCCAGCCGCCCGGGATCCCCTGGAATCGTGATAACTACGGACCGATCACCGTCCCTGCCGGACACTACTTCATGATGGGTGATAACCGCGATAACTCTGAGGACTCGCGATTCTGGGGATTCGTGCCGCAGGACAATATCGTCGGTCAGGCGCTCGTTATATACTTCAGCTACAACAAGTACGTCGATCTCAGCCACTGGTATGACATCATTCGCTGGGGGCGGATCGGCACCATGATCCACTGA
- the purD gene encoding phosphoribosylamine--glycine ligase produces the protein MRIAVVGSGGREHAILRKLAQSPGQHVLFALPGNGGTPPLASNISVDVSDVRGLYSALVGVQPDLVIVGPEQPLAAGLADLLQAGRIPCFGPSAAAARIESSKVFAKELMRALGVPTARFEVFSEFEQLAAYLISAGPGNWVVKADGLAAGKGAFVCDDNAQTLTAARALLVDGVLGVAGSRVVLEERLHGPEVSCMFWSDGTDFRALPAARDYKRALDGDAGPNTGGMGSVCPAPGWNDLLLSAVEQDIVRPVLRGLADQGTPFVGVLYAGLILTDAGAQVIEFNCRLGDPETQSVLAVWDGDFAEHARACAHGKLAALPPVAQVNTAAVSIVLAASGYPASHAKNISLRQIPDGPAAYTLHSGTSLQGAEPVSSGGRVLNAVGIGTGVSAASRHAYELAAKLAVPGLRYRTDIGQG, from the coding sequence GTGAGAATCGCGGTTGTCGGATCGGGCGGACGGGAACATGCCATTCTGCGCAAACTGGCACAGAGTCCAGGGCAGCATGTCCTGTTCGCACTTCCGGGAAACGGCGGAACACCGCCGCTGGCCAGCAACATTTCCGTCGATGTCTCAGATGTTAGGGGACTGTATTCAGCGCTGGTCGGTGTGCAGCCTGATCTGGTCATCGTTGGTCCGGAGCAGCCGCTGGCGGCAGGCCTCGCCGATCTTCTTCAGGCCGGTCGCATTCCTTGCTTCGGTCCGAGTGCGGCCGCGGCCCGAATCGAGTCGTCCAAGGTATTTGCCAAGGAACTGATGCGAGCGCTGGGCGTACCCACCGCACGGTTCGAAGTGTTTTCTGAGTTTGAGCAGCTCGCGGCCTACTTGATTTCCGCCGGGCCGGGAAATTGGGTAGTGAAGGCCGACGGCCTGGCGGCGGGCAAGGGCGCATTTGTTTGTGACGACAATGCGCAGACGCTGACCGCGGCACGCGCCCTGCTGGTCGATGGCGTGCTCGGAGTCGCCGGGAGTCGCGTCGTACTTGAAGAGCGGCTTCACGGTCCTGAAGTGTCGTGCATGTTCTGGAGTGACGGCACGGACTTTCGCGCGCTGCCGGCGGCGCGGGACTACAAACGGGCGTTGGACGGTGACGCCGGACCGAATACGGGAGGGATGGGTTCGGTTTGCCCGGCGCCGGGGTGGAACGATTTGCTGCTATCCGCGGTTGAACAAGACATCGTGAGGCCGGTATTGCGCGGGCTTGCGGATCAGGGAACTCCGTTTGTGGGAGTCTTGTATGCCGGTCTGATCCTGACCGACGCCGGGGCACAGGTGATCGAGTTCAATTGTCGCTTGGGCGATCCCGAAACACAGTCGGTTCTCGCGGTTTGGGATGGGGATTTCGCGGAGCATGCCCGGGCGTGCGCTCACGGGAAGCTCGCCGCGCTTCCGCCTGTTGCTCAGGTGAACACGGCGGCGGTGAGCATTGTGTTAGCGGCATCCGGCTATCCGGCGAGTCATGCGAAGAACATCAGCCTGCGGCAGATTCCGGATGGCCCGGCAGCTTACACGCTTCATTCAGGAACGTCGCTGCAGGGCGCGGAGCCAGTGAGCAGCGGCGGCCGGGTGCTGAACGCCGTGGGTATTGGAACGGGGGTTTCCGCGGCATCGCGCCACGCATACGAACTGGCTGCCAAGCTTGCGGTTCCCGGGTTGCGCTATCGAACGGACATCGGTCAGGGATGA
- the uvrB gene encoding excinuclease ABC subunit UvrB: protein MKKFELISELRPQGDQAQAIGELVTGIRRGDKFQTLLGITGSGKTFTVANVIQQVQRPTLIMSHNKTLAAQLYGEFHSFFPNNAVEFFISYYDYYQPEAYLPTTDTYIEKETDINEEIDRLRLRATSSLMQREDVIIVASVSSIYGLGSPKDYKELLLFVSMGEEVDRRELLRRLVDMHYTRNDIEFPRGTFRVRGDVVEIHPAYEETAYRIEFFGDTVEAIKQIKILTGDVLEAPESVAIYPAKHFVTSVPNLKRAMTSIAAELDERVTELRGQNKLLEAQRIEQRTRFDLEMMREVGYCSGIENYSRHLSGRPTGERPDTLFDYFPRDFLLIVDESHVSVPQIRGMYRGDRQRKETLVEYGFRLPSALDNRPMLFEEWERMVQQCIFVSATPSEYELEQSKGVLVEQIIRPTGLIDPEISVRPVKGQIDDLLGELRAIVECKERALVITLTKRMSEDLTEYLKNLNIKVRWLHSEVDALERVEILRDLRLAQFDVLVGINLLREGLDLPEVSLVAILDADKEGFLRSERSLMQISGRAARNVNGRVIFYADKVTDSMRKVIDETERRRRIQRDYNEAHGVTPRSVVKSIEDVLISTTVADARIKEIVQEAQHDFLTVAGFEELIARLEKEMKASAKRQEYEQAAQLRDEIERLKAKLK, encoded by the coding sequence ATGAAGAAGTTCGAGCTCATCTCGGAGTTAAGACCTCAGGGGGATCAGGCGCAGGCGATCGGGGAGCTTGTGACGGGGATTCGCCGGGGGGACAAGTTTCAGACTCTGCTGGGGATCACGGGGTCCGGGAAGACGTTTACGGTGGCCAATGTGATTCAGCAGGTTCAACGTCCGACGCTGATCATGTCGCATAATAAGACCTTGGCAGCGCAGTTGTACGGTGAGTTTCACAGTTTTTTTCCCAATAACGCGGTCGAGTTCTTCATTTCCTACTACGACTACTATCAGCCGGAGGCGTACTTGCCGACGACCGATACGTATATCGAGAAGGAGACGGATATCAACGAGGAGATCGATCGACTCCGGTTACGGGCGACGTCGTCGCTGATGCAGCGGGAAGACGTGATCATCGTGGCCTCGGTCAGCTCGATCTACGGTCTGGGATCGCCCAAGGACTACAAGGAGCTCCTGCTGTTTGTATCGATGGGCGAAGAGGTCGATCGTCGAGAGCTGCTGCGACGCCTGGTGGATATGCACTACACGCGGAATGACATTGAGTTCCCGCGCGGTACGTTCAGGGTCCGGGGGGACGTGGTGGAGATTCACCCGGCGTACGAAGAGACCGCGTACAGAATCGAGTTCTTCGGCGACACCGTCGAGGCGATCAAGCAAATCAAGATATTGACCGGGGACGTCCTGGAGGCCCCGGAGTCGGTGGCGATCTATCCGGCCAAGCACTTTGTGACGTCGGTACCGAATCTCAAGCGGGCGATGACTTCGATCGCGGCCGAACTCGACGAGCGCGTGACCGAGCTGCGCGGCCAGAACAAGCTGTTGGAAGCTCAGCGGATCGAGCAGCGAACGCGGTTCGATCTGGAAATGATGCGGGAGGTCGGTTATTGCAGCGGAATCGAGAATTATTCGCGCCACCTCTCCGGTCGGCCGACCGGCGAACGGCCGGATACCCTGTTTGACTATTTCCCCAGGGATTTCCTGTTGATCGTCGATGAGTCGCATGTGAGCGTGCCGCAGATTCGCGGGATGTACCGCGGCGACCGCCAGCGCAAGGAGACACTGGTCGAGTACGGCTTCCGGCTGCCGTCGGCGTTGGACAATCGGCCGATGCTGTTTGAGGAATGGGAGCGGATGGTTCAACAGTGCATCTTCGTCAGCGCGACGCCGAGCGAGTATGAGCTGGAGCAGAGCAAAGGCGTGTTAGTCGAGCAGATCATCCGGCCCACGGGGTTGATTGACCCGGAGATCAGTGTCCGTCCCGTGAAGGGACAGATCGATGACCTGTTAGGCGAACTGCGCGCAATTGTGGAGTGCAAGGAGCGGGCCCTGGTCATTACGCTGACCAAGCGGATGTCCGAGGACTTAACCGAATACCTGAAGAACCTGAACATCAAGGTGCGTTGGCTGCACAGCGAAGTTGACGCACTGGAGCGCGTGGAGATTTTGCGCGATTTGCGGCTTGCGCAATTTGACGTGCTGGTCGGCATCAATCTATTGCGGGAGGGCCTGGACCTTCCGGAGGTCTCCTTAGTGGCGATTTTGGATGCGGACAAGGAAGGGTTTCTGCGCAGTGAGCGCAGTCTGATGCAGATCTCGGGACGGGCGGCGCGGAACGTGAATGGCCGGGTAATTTTTTATGCCGACAAAGTCACGGATTCCATGCGGAAGGTGATCGACGAGACGGAGCGCCGGCGGCGCATTCAGCGTGACTACAATGAGGCACATGGCGTCACGCCGCGATCCGTGGTCAAGTCCATCGAGGACGTACTCATTTCGACGACGGTCGCGGATGCGCGGATCAAGGAGATCGTTCAGGAGGCGCAGCACGATTTCCTGACCGTGGCCGGGTTCGAGGAGTTGATCGCGCGGCTGGAGAAGGAGATGAAGGCGTCGGCGAAACGTCAAGAGTACGAGCAAGCAGCTCAGCTGCGGGACGAGATCGAGCGATTGAAAGCGAAACTGAAATGA
- a CDS encoding DUF3108 domain-containing protein has protein sequence MRPPTHLLTLIALALLLRGFAPAPGVAEERPDLVSVDPLGRADSAMRDLPTIITPEYWLGEEMEYKVVFGFVPAGKAKLAVLDTTRLNGELVMRAMSSARSAKAYDLIFKVRDTIETWIDADSVYTHQFRKRLHEGTYNDDKLVKFDLAEWLVHWWDDGKAKPVIAVPPRVQDVLSAGFKARLLPLAVGDTMYITTHDVNKTYDLMVITHARETVECELGSFDCLKVEPVFRSGGLFKKERGARVYVWVTNDQYRIPIRMQSRVSFGSFMAVLDNYRPPYSRSGIQTIGP, from the coding sequence GTGAGACCGCCGACCCATCTGCTGACGTTGATTGCGCTGGCCTTGCTGCTTCGCGGGTTCGCGCCTGCTCCGGGCGTGGCCGAGGAACGACCGGACCTGGTGAGTGTGGATCCGTTGGGCCGCGCCGATTCCGCCATGCGCGACTTGCCAACCATCATCACGCCGGAATACTGGCTGGGCGAGGAGATGGAGTACAAGGTCGTGTTCGGCTTTGTACCGGCGGGCAAGGCAAAACTCGCCGTGCTTGACACGACCCGCCTGAACGGTGAGCTGGTAATGCGCGCGATGTCCAGTGCGCGCAGCGCGAAAGCCTATGACTTGATTTTCAAGGTACGTGATACGATCGAAACGTGGATCGACGCCGATTCGGTGTACACGCATCAATTCCGCAAGCGACTTCACGAGGGCACATACAACGACGACAAGTTAGTGAAGTTCGACCTGGCGGAGTGGTTGGTGCATTGGTGGGACGACGGCAAGGCCAAGCCGGTGATCGCGGTGCCGCCGCGAGTGCAGGACGTGCTCTCCGCGGGCTTCAAGGCGCGCCTGTTGCCGTTGGCCGTCGGTGACACGATGTATATCACGACTCATGACGTGAACAAGACGTATGACTTGATGGTCATTACGCACGCGCGCGAGACCGTGGAGTGTGAGCTTGGATCATTTGATTGTTTGAAGGTCGAGCCCGTGTTCCGCAGCGGAGGACTGTTCAAGAAGGAGCGCGGGGCGCGCGTTTATGTCTGGGTAACCAACGATCAATACCGGATCCCGATCCGAATGCAGTCGCGGGTCTCGTTTGGCTCCTTCATGGCCGTGCTCGACAACTATCGTCCTCCCTACTCCCGCTCCGGAATCCAAACGATTGGACCATAG